The Arcobacter roscoffensis genome segment TATATAGAAAATCCTTTAAATATAGAACTTGAAGAGTTAAATTTAGAAGATATTAAAACAGAAAAGACACTTTTAGGTTTTAGATGTTCAAATGGAGTTGACTTATCAATTTTTAATGAAAAAGAACTTGAAAAGATAGAAGATTTAATAGAATATGAAAAAATAGAAAAAATTGATAATAGAATCTACAATAAAGAGTTTTTACTATCTGATGAGTTAGCTTTATATATTTTAGGCTAATAAAAACTCTTTTTACTATAATTACAGTTTTAAAGGATTTAAAAACTATGACAATAAAAGAAACAATTAAAAAACAATCTTCTAGGCTAAAGTATGTAACACATATACCTGCTAAAGAAGTAGAGATTTTAATGATGCATTTATTAGATAAAAACACTATTTGGCTTCATTTAAATTATAATCAAGAGTTTACAAAAGAAAAAGAGTTAGAAAAACTAATAAAAAAAAGAGAAACAAACTATCCAATAGAGTATCTTATAAATAAAGCTACTTTTTATGGTGAAAACTTTTTGGTAAAAGAAGGGGTTTTAATTCCAAGACCTGAAACAGAAATATTAGTAGAAAATGCCGTTGAAATCATAAAAAAAGAAAATAGAGCATTTAAAGTATTAGAAATAGGAACAGGTTCTGGGATTATTTCTGTAATGTTAGCTTTATTAATAGAAGATATTTCAATAATTGCTGTAGATATAAATGAAAAAGCAATTGAACTAGCAAAACAAAATGCAAAGAAGCATAATGTTGAGCATAAAATAGAGTTTAGACTAAGTAACTTATATGAAAAAGTAAATGAAGATATTGATATGACAATATCAAATCCACCATATATAGCAGATGACTATAAACTGCCAGAAAATGTAAAGTTTGAACCATCAAATGCATTATTTGGAGGGAAAGTTGGAGATGAACTTCTTAAAGATATTATAGACGAAACCTATGAAAGAAAAATAAAATACCTTTTATGTGAAATGGGTTATGATCAAAAGAAACCCTTAGAAGAGTATTTCAAAAAGTTTGATATTAAAAAGTATAGCTTCTATCAAGACTATGAAAAGTTTGATAGAGGTTTTACTGTACAATTTAAAAAATAAAAGGAGATTAAATGTTTAAAGATTTTAATTTAGAAAATTTAGAAAATTCAAAAGATATATTACAAGAACTATTAGATGAAAGTAGAGTAAAAATAAATGAGCTTTTAAATATAAAAGAAAAAACATATGAAAATTTTGTTACACCATATCAAGAAGCAGGGGAGAGAATAAATGATTTTCTAACTCCTATTTTTCATATTGATTCTGTAAAGAACTCAGAAATAACAAGAAGAGTGTACGAAGAATGTCTTCCGATTATCTCAAAATATGAAACTGAGATAAGTCAAAATGAAAAGATTTATACAGCTTTAAAAGATATACAGTCTAAAGAAAAAAGTATGTTAAATAGTATACAAAATAAAGTACTAGAAAATGAAATAAGAGACTTTAAACTTTCTGGTTGTCATTTAGATAATAACAAAAAGAAAAGATTAGAAGAGTTGAATTTAAAGCTTAGTGAACTATCACAAAGCTTCTCACACAATCTTTTAGATGCAACAAATTCATGGGAAATGATAATTGAGGATTTTGAAGATGTTAAAGAGATTCCTAAATCAGATTTAGAATTAGCAAAGTTTGAAGAAGAAGGAAAAACTAAATATAAATTTACTTTACAAATTCCATCTTACTTAGCATATATTACATATGGTACTTCTAGAGAGAAAAGAGAAGAGATCTATAAAGCTTATTGTACAAGAGCTCCTCAGAATGGAAAAATCATAGAAGAAATCTTAAAACTAAAAGATGAAAAAGTTAAAATCTTAGGTTTTAATTGTTATGCCCAATACTCGCTATCAACTAAAATGGCTAAAACAGAAGATGAAGTTGTATCTTTCTTAGAAGAGTTAGGTCATAAAGGAAAAGCTAAAGCAACAGAAGAGTTAGAAGAGATTAAACAAATAGCTTTTGAAGATGGTTTAGAAAAAGAAGATTTTAGATCATCAGATATGGCTTACTATTCTGAAAAGTTAAAGAAAGCTAAATACGATTTAGATGAAGAGTATTATAGACCATATTTTGAACAAGAATCTGTTTTAAATGGTTTCTTTGACTTCTTAAATAAAATCTTTGATATTAAATTTGAAAAAGTAGAGGCACCTGCTTGGGATGAAAAAGTTAGAGTTTATAATATTAGCTCAAATGGTAAATTAAGTTCTAGAATCTATTTAGATTTAGAAGCAAGAAAAGATAAAAGAGGTGGTGCTTGGATGAATAACTGGCATTCACACTATACTGATTCAAAAGGTATTACACATCTTCCAACAGCTTATATAGTATGTAATTTCCCACAATCAACAGAAACAACACCTTCACTTCTTAGACATTCAGATGTTGTTACACTATTTCATGAGATGGGTCATGCCCTACATCACTTATTAAGTGAAGTAACTGAAGCTTATGTAAGTGGTATTTCTGGTGTTGCTTGGGATACAGTAGAGTTTCCATCTCAATTTTTAGAGTATTTCTCTTATGATAAAGATATATTAAAACTATTTGCAAAACACTATGAAACAAAAGAAGTTTTAGATGATGCAGCAATTGAAAGAATTATAAAAGCAAAAAATTTCCAATCTTCTTTATCTTTAGTTAGACAAATTGAGTTTGCACTGTTTGATTTTAAACTATATCAAAAGTTATACAAAACAGAAGAAGAAGTTCAAGAAGTATTAGATAATGTAAGAAAAGAATTTGCAGCAATAACACCTCCTTCATACAATAAATTCCAAAATGGTTTTTCTCATATTTTTGCTGGTGGATACGCTGCTGGGTATTATTCATACAAATGGGCTGAAGTTTTAAGTGCTGATGCATTTTATATGTTTATTGATTCAGGAAATGTATTCAATAAAGACTTAGCAGTTAAATATAAAGATACAATATTAAGTAAGGGTGGATCAAAAAATATGGATGAATTATTCTTTGATTTTGCACAAAGACAAGCAAGTGTTGATTCTTTATTAAAAATTGATGGAATTATTAGCTAAAATTTGCAATAATACACTTTTAATTATAATACAAACAAGGATTTTATAACAATGACAAATGCAGAGACAATTTCAAAATTAAATAATGCTTTAAATACACTAATAAAAGCATATGAAGAACTTCAAAATGATAATGATGGTTTAAAAGACAGAATAACTGAATTAGAGGATGAAGTTCTTGAATTAGAGTCTGCTAAAGAGGATTTAGAGCTACAAAAGATGGAGTTAGAAAGCAACCTAGAAGAGTTTAATGAAAATAAAGAGAAAGATAACTCTAATATTTCATCAATGCTTGGAAAGATTGAGTCTTTATTAAATTCAGATAATGCTGCTGAAGATGAGAATAAGA includes the following:
- the prmC gene encoding peptide chain release factor N(5)-glutamine methyltransferase → MTIKETIKKQSSRLKYVTHIPAKEVEILMMHLLDKNTIWLHLNYNQEFTKEKELEKLIKKRETNYPIEYLINKATFYGENFLVKEGVLIPRPETEILVENAVEIIKKENRAFKVLEIGTGSGIISVMLALLIEDISIIAVDINEKAIELAKQNAKKHNVEHKIEFRLSNLYEKVNEDIDMTISNPPYIADDYKLPENVKFEPSNALFGGKVGDELLKDIIDETYERKIKYLLCEMGYDQKKPLEEYFKKFDIKKYSFYQDYEKFDRGFTVQFKK
- a CDS encoding M3 family metallopeptidase; amino-acid sequence: MFKDFNLENLENSKDILQELLDESRVKINELLNIKEKTYENFVTPYQEAGERINDFLTPIFHIDSVKNSEITRRVYEECLPIISKYETEISQNEKIYTALKDIQSKEKSMLNSIQNKVLENEIRDFKLSGCHLDNNKKKRLEELNLKLSELSQSFSHNLLDATNSWEMIIEDFEDVKEIPKSDLELAKFEEEGKTKYKFTLQIPSYLAYITYGTSREKREEIYKAYCTRAPQNGKIIEEILKLKDEKVKILGFNCYAQYSLSTKMAKTEDEVVSFLEELGHKGKAKATEELEEIKQIAFEDGLEKEDFRSSDMAYYSEKLKKAKYDLDEEYYRPYFEQESVLNGFFDFLNKIFDIKFEKVEAPAWDEKVRVYNISSNGKLSSRIYLDLEARKDKRGGAWMNNWHSHYTDSKGITHLPTAYIVCNFPQSTETTPSLLRHSDVVTLFHEMGHALHHLLSEVTEAYVSGISGVAWDTVEFPSQFLEYFSYDKDILKLFAKHYETKEVLDDAAIERIIKAKNFQSSLSLVRQIEFALFDFKLYQKLYKTEEEVQEVLDNVRKEFAAITPPSYNKFQNGFSHIFAGGYAAGYYSYKWAEVLSADAFYMFIDSGNVFNKDLAVKYKDTILSKGGSKNMDELFFDFAQRQASVDSLLKIDGIIS